A window of the Candidatus Eisenbacteria bacterium genome harbors these coding sequences:
- a CDS encoding GatB/YqeY domain-containing protein: MLEERLEQDMKSALKAGDAARLSTLRMMRSQLLLERKKSASKTSLSDDEVIAVIGAYAKKLRETAAEYEKLGRPAEAETIRGEVKLVQEYLPAQLTEDEARELVRQVLAEHQITSMKDFGRAMKEVQARAKGRADGKFLSELVRASLA, translated from the coding sequence ATGCTGGAGGAGCGCCTCGAACAGGATATGAAGTCGGCGTTGAAAGCCGGCGACGCGGCGCGTCTCTCCACACTCCGCATGATGCGCAGCCAGCTCCTCCTCGAGCGAAAGAAGTCGGCCTCGAAGACGTCGCTCTCCGACGACGAAGTGATCGCCGTGATCGGCGCGTATGCGAAGAAGCTGCGCGAGACGGCGGCGGAATACGAGAAGCTCGGCAGGCCCGCCGAGGCCGAAACGATCCGTGGTGAGGTCAAGCTGGTGCAGGAGTATCTTCCCGCCCAGCTCACGGAGGACGAAGCCCGCGAGCTGGTTCGACAGGTGCTCGCGGAGCACCAGATCACGTCCATGAAGGACTTCGGGCGCGCCATGAAGGAAGTGCAGGCCCGCGCCAAGGGAAGGGCCGACGGAAAGTTCCTGAGCGAGCTGGTTCGCGCGTCGCTCGCCTGA